The following nucleotide sequence is from Leopardus geoffroyi isolate Oge1 chromosome D4, O.geoffroyi_Oge1_pat1.0, whole genome shotgun sequence.
CTATCAGGTTTTGAGGCGGGTTGAACGccggggaagtgggggaggagggggttgggCTGTCACCTTGCTGGGGGTTTTAGCTGTGTCCTGGGTGCTGGGCTGGGTGGGCACGCGGCCACCAGAAGTGAACAAAGCAGTCAGGGCGTTCCGGGCGTTGATTGCACACCGGCGGCTCACGGGCCTGCTGGTAGGGCTGGGGTTCTTGGCCTTCTTGTATTTCTGGACACAGAGGGTGCAGATGAGGCAGGGCTGCCTCCCCATTAGGTACGCTCCCTGCCAGCGGCTGCCTCCCCAGCCCGGCTGATGCTGCACCGGACACACTGTGTGATGCTATGAGATGTCCTCAGCCTCTCCATGCCAGAGCTCTGGAGCTAACAGCCTGGCCCTCGGcatcgccccccacccccacccccgccaccacgCCCCCCGCCAGGACAGCAGAAAGAGCTGGGCACTACCCCTGTTCTGATTCCCTCTGTGGGCAGGGCCTTCTGTTGGGGGGTTGTGCCCCAGGGCTGAGGCCTTACCCATCAGccagggcaggtggggcaggaagCCTGGCTCACCTGCAGGTTCTCGAAGTGGGCCAAGGACTTGCAGTGGGAGAGCTGTGCCCCCGAGTTGCTGTGGTAGAACTTGTGGCAGATGCGGCAAATGTACCCCATCACGGGCACCAGGAAGTCCACACCTGTAGGACGGCAGCATCTGTGCACTCGTCCCTCCAGGCCAACCCGTGTCCTGCCCTCCCTGGGGGCCCATTTGCTCACCCAGCCTCTGAGTGGGACAAGGGGAGGCGGGGTCAGGGCTTGGGTCTTACCGTATGCAGTACTGGGGCTATAGGTCTCTGAGCCTTTCCACTCCTCTATGGATATATCTCTGGACCTCACCTGGAAATAGGCAAGTGTGGGCCTCAGTTCCGATTTCCCTGAGCTCTTCGACACCACTCCCTTGATACCCAGGAGGATGATCCCCAGGAGGTTGCGGGTGGCATTCTCTGAGCCTTTGCACATGCCTATCCTGCCAGAGAGCCCTTCCCAACCTATACTTTTTTGGGTTCAGCTCCATcagtcccctcctccaggaagccctccataATCCATGCCAGGTGTGCCCGACACATCACAAGTGTCGTCTCTGAACTCCATAACAACCTTCTACACTTcgctcattttacagaagaggaaacaggtcCAGGCACAGTAACTCACTGGCCCAGGGTTTACGGAGGAGCAGCGTATTCAACCCTGGTGGGCCCCAGGCCCTCGTGACATTTCTAACCACGAGCCCCCTGCCAGCTTCCTGAATTCCTATCTGATGTTGCAGTGACCTGCTCAGATGACTAAGGACCCCTCCTCCTACCTACCGGACATGAGCCCCTTCCAGACGGGGCCGCCTGATTCCAGCCACAGCAGCCCCACCATGCTTAGTAGCGCCCTCCTCCACTTACCAAGCAAACAAATGTGCCTTCCAGGAGTGACAACCACTCCCATTTGCCACCCCCGCCTCAGGCCGGGCTTCGGCCCTTCCTTAGAGCCTGAGTTGGGACTCTTAGTTCTAAGCAGaggaaacgggggggggggggggggggggggggggggggggggggggggggggggggggctcatagAAGGCGAGGGGCTTGCCTGAGGTCATACCACGGCCAACTGCTGAGTAACAAAGCGATCTCACATCAAACCTGCATAGGGCTGGAGGCCACCCTTGCAACACTCCATCCACAGCCCCTTCACGATGCCCCTTtgcctggctccccacccccccaccacccccggaCTACAGGGGCAAGCTctgggagggcagggccaggccttAATCCCCACGTATCCCCACATCAAGCACCAGGGCGTGGCTCAGAGGAGCTGCGGTGTTAGGAGCACGGGCTCTGGCATCTCACTTCCCAACATCCAAGTGGGTGCGTCTCTGCCAGGAAAGTGCTTGGTACATAACTGGCACACGGTAACTGCTCAAAAAGTGTCGTCCGCTATGGGtgtcatcgtcatcatcacctTATGCTGACTCTTCTGTGTCCCCTGCATAGTTCCCTCCGTGCCCTTATTGGCCTAAGAtgccctttcccttcctcaaTGCAGGTCAAAATTTCAGCCAGATTTTGAGGTCCTCACCCATGTAACCGGCCGCCCTGCAGTCATCGTGATGTGTATTTATACCTAGCCATACGGAATACAGTCCTATTTGTACTAAATTTTGGCACCCGTTAGTGCCTACAAACGTCAGCACTGTGCCCCCTGGCCCCAGGAGGTGGGGCGAGGTCCCGCCTGGGCTGGGagcccagcctccagcctgcctcccaccccacctcgccccccaAGTACCTGCTTGCAGAATTCTTCCTCAACCTCGATCTCTTcttcttcatcctcctcctcctcctcctcttcttcatcGCCCTCAAAGCAGCCCACAGCGTCCACCGTGATGAAGTGGTCCTCATCTTGACCGGCGATCTCCTTCTCAAGCATCTTCAGCTGCCCAGGAGAGTGGGCCAGGGCTCAGGTCAGCTCTGGGCAGCCTAAGCGccacaccccacccaccccacaacTCTGAGCGTCCCAATCCCTCCAGACCTGGTATGAGTTCAGGCTGGGAAAAACCTCAacttgctgtgtggccctggcCAAGGCTCTGTACCTCTCTGGGCCCATGTCCTGTGAGGGAGCTGGGGTTACCTCCTTGGCTTTGTCCTTATGCCCCTGGGACTTCACGTGCTCCACAAACTTGCGGGGGGTCTTGAAATAGCGGTTGCAAACAGTGCAGAAAGGTCGCAGGGATTGCTTGGCAATCTGGGGAAAGGAGGGCAGGCCGAGTGGGTGGCAGGCAGTGTCCCCGGGTGCAGCCAGGCTGTGCCCAGTGAGATCTCATCTCCCACCCGCAGACTACCACATCTGTAACCAGCTGGCTGTGCCCCGCTCCTTTACCAGAACATGGGCAAACATATCCACTCCCTGTGCTGTTGGCTACAAGACGGGATGGCAGATGGCAACAGGACAGAGAGAAGACGAGCCGGGGAGAGAGAGTAGCCGCCAAGAGGACCCCACCAGCCCCGTGGCTGAATGACAGGATGAGATGGTGCTTCACCCACTTggaaaaatggagaaactgaagcccaaagaGGAAACATCGAGAAGCCACGCTTCTGAGTTATGACCATCCAGAGATAAAGAGTGCAATTGTCTTTCCGTCCCCAACCTCAGCTCCCTCCTTCCCAACCCTGGGCTTGGAGATAGATGTGTGCGTACCTTCGCAGCACACAGGCCCTCATACCTTGTGGTCCTGAGTCCTGCGGTGCTGGATCAGGTCCCCCATGTAGTAGACCTGGCAGGTGTTACACCAACGCCTCGGCGGGGGCTCTCTGAGTGACGGAACCAAAACGAGTATATACAGTGGGATGCTGTCCTTGTTGGAAAGACAGCCGCTCTCCCAAGGTGCTCCCCATAAATGTAATGCAGTTCCAACAGGAGCTTTTTTAGAAACTTATCAACGGTTCTGAGATTCATCTGGAAGAATCCTTAAACAAGAATAATAaccaaggaggaaggagaggcagcCAGTCTGAAGGACTGGCCTCAGGGGGCCAGGTCAGGATTCAAGGGATGACGTCATCAGGAGACAGTTCAGTGAATCTCCCGCACCTAAAGCCTGTTAACAGATGGGCCACATCCTTCTGCTTTTCTTGTGCCACGAGATCCCAGGCTCATTCTGCACGTGGCAGTTTTGAACCTGTTCTAACCTGATGTTGTATCATACCTGCTTCCTCGTTCTCATGAATTCCCTGCCGTTGTCCTGTTTATTAGAAGCACTCCACCAAGTGGACAAGCCTGATCTAACTAATCCCGCAGGTTTCGATACTCTAGAAAGTTTCCAATTAAAATCTGTCACCATTACATTACTCTGCAAAGAACATCTTTGTGAGTCATCTTCCTCCTGTATTTATGATTATTTCACCTAAGTATAATTCCTAGGTCCGCAAGCAGGGGGAAGTTTAAAGGTCAAGAACATACTGCACAACCATGTAGGGAAGTTCTTCTCAAAGAAGCACCTAACAGAGACACCGCTGCCTCTGGAGAGAGGGTTCCGTCACCCAGAGCGTGCGGACAGGGAGCTCCAAGCTGTGACCCTCTGTAAGCGCTCGAGGCTGAGTCCCCAACCACTGCCTCGGGGACTGTCCAGCCTGTGAAGGAGTTTGGTTCGGCCTCCATAGGCTTTGTTTCATCTTGATTCTGAGCTAGCTGCTAACATTTTGAAATTGGGAGATTTCACATACAAAGCTGGGTTTCTAGATTCTCTGGAACAATTAGGAGACCTGGAGCTGTGGGGCAGCTGTTCCTGTGACAGAGCCCATGTCCCCCACCATGGCCCGAGGCAGTGCCTACCTgctttccccccccccgcccccccagccccccagcaggCCTCCATGACTGCCCACAGGGTGTTGAAAGGTCTTGTACCTTCCACCAGGCCTTCTTAGCCCAAGAGCTAGTTTTGGACTCCAGGAGGGCACATATTTTGGGTCAATGAAGCCCCTATGGCAATGAAAAAGGGGTGACACAGTGTAGCTGTAACCTCAGGCCACAAGGTGACGATCCTCACCATtgtgtgcccccaccccacccccccagctggGGTCAGCACATATGCCGGAGAAGCAGGGCTCTGTGCCACAACCCACTTCCTTCCCATGTGGGTGGTCCCACTGTTCCTGCCTGGATGGAGCCTTAAGAGACCATCTAGTTCTTGAATTCTTACATTGCATCCTTCACcaggccattttacagatgagaaaaactgaggcccGAGGCTAAACCATTAATGGTGCGGAGAGGCCTCTGGCAGAGGGCATTGCTTAACCCAAAGGCGGACCTTGAAGGTGGCAGACTCAGGGCCCTTCCCAGCCTCGCCTGGCCTGCAAGACTGTCTACCCCCCAGTACGGAGCCTCCGAGATCCCCCACTCACTCGTCCTCTCTCTCCAGGACATCCCGGGGCACGGGCAGCAGGGACAGGAGGCAGGCTTGGCTCATGTGCTGGATCTCCCCCAGACGCTGCTGGTGCTGGGCCCCCGCCATGTGGTCCTGGAACTCCTGTAGCCAGCAGAGCGAAGGATGGGCCTGAAGAATGAGCCCCGGAACAGCGGGCaagggtggaggaggaggcctCCAACCTCGGCTTCATGGCCACCCTGCCGCTGCCGAAGCCGTCTCTCTTACAACAGCCCCGTGGGGGCCACAGAAGGATGGTGAACCGAGACACCAAGTGGGCACAGAGCAGCCGGAGCTTCTGCTCCTTCCAGAGACTGTGTGGGCCCCTCAAAGTCAGGGAGCAGTCCGATTAACCTCCGGATCCCACGGCTCTGCTCCGGATGACAGAGGTAGCAATAGCAAgggtaataataattattgttattattacgaGCCTAAGGCTGTTATTAACGTGCTGCTCGCTCCAGGGGGCGCTTGGGGCTCATGATTTCAATGTCAAGTCCCTGAATCCTTGGAACCTCCGGGTGAGGTGGGTTCTAAGCGTTTCTTCATCTGATGCATGAGGAAATGGGAGTCACAAAGAGGAGAATTCACCTTCTGAGGTCTACGCGGCTAGTCAGGGCTGATTTATACCGGGTCTGCCAGACTCTAAATTCCTAACTTCTTGGCTGGTCAAGAACCGTTTTCAGGGCAAACGCACAGCTGCCCTGGATGGTGCTCACGGGGCCCTTgtggccactcaggcgcctcggGGAGGCCTGGGCATCCGCCAGAGACACCCTCCACTCTGCCCACCGGCCCTCCCCCCCGTACCGGGGCCTGGCTGGCAGGTACCTGCTGGCTGCTGCAGCTGGCCTTGCAAAGGTAGCAGAAGAACTGGAGGGTCTGCTTCGAGGGTGTGCTGGCGGAGGCAGGGGTGGCGGAGGTAGAGTCACCCGCGCGGGGCACGGGTGTGAGGGGGACTGTGCTGAAGGCCCGGCTGTCACTGCTCTGCAGGATGGTGACCTTCAGGGAGCCCCCGGCACCCCACACCTGCACCGGGAACAGGGGCAGAGCTACCACCAGCTGGGCACCTACGGCGGGCCCGGCCCTGTGCTAAACACCCGCGAGCAGGGTCTTACTGGGCCCTCCTGACAGCCCGCTTCACAGATGGGGACACCGAGGCACTGAGCTGGCAGGTGACTGCCCAGACTCACAGAGCTAAGGAGTACTACAGCCGGGACTCAAACCTAAGCCCACCCAACTGTGAagtccaccccaccccaccctcacatGACAGACGGAGACATGGAGACACCAGGAAGGGAACGGGTTTGGCCACGATCACACCAGGAGGTAGAGCTGGGACCCAGATGGCATGCATAGGCCTGCCCTCTGTGTTCTCTCCACTAGAGCAATGCTCCCCCGTCAGGGACCAAGGGCTCTATTCCAGGGATGAACAGGTTAGAAGGGACTTGTCACCAAAAGTACCTCTAGTTCTTCAGAGCAAAGGCATGTGAAGGCAGCACACCAGCACAGGAGCTTGACGACCCTCCATCAAACCCACGGCCCCAGCAGAGGGCGGCTGTCACCTTTCACGGGTGGGGAAACACAAGGGGTCCTCCCGCCGCCGGGCCCCGCGGTAAGCACACAGCCACGGTAGCGTATCTACCCACCCCTAGCATCTCTCTTGCCCTTTTTTCACATTCTCCCACATCCAGACCGCTGGTCAACTCCTCCTGGCTCTCCACGCTGACCTGGGAGCCTCCTGGCTCTGGCGAGGCCTCCTTCAGGCCTGAAATGACAGAGGGGTCCATCTCCCACCCAGGCCCAAAGCGATCCGGGCCTGAGAGCTACCGTTTCTACCCACAGCCAGGACCTTGAAGCCTCTGGTGGAGACAATgccaggggaagggcaaagggtcCAGGCAGAACTGTCCCATCACGGGGCAACTGGGAGCCAGTGCTCACTTACCTGCTCCGGCATCTCTCAGATCTGGTGGTGTCTCCGGCACCGTGGAACGCACCGGAACTGGTGCTTGCTCCGATGCTGGCATGGACACCTGCGGCCAGGTCTGAGGCTGCCCCTCAGTCCGGTCAGGGGGCTGCACGGGAGGCTGTCCTGGTGGCTGCTCTGGTGGCTGGACCTGAGGATATGTCTGCGTCTGTGCCAGCTGCTGCGGCTGCACCTGCCCAGGGGGCTGGGCATGTGCCTGGCGCTGCACCTGTTTCTGTGGCTCTGCCTCCTTCTGCACCTGCTGCGGCACCAAGTGGTCTGGAGAGGTCTGCGTCTGTGCCTGTTTCTGCAGTTTGGGCCGTGCCTGGGTGTCCCCTGGAGGCAGGGGTggcggcggctgcggctgcggctgcggctgcagCTGCGTCTGCGTCTGCGGCTGCACTTGGGCCTGGATCTGCAGAACCCGCGGCTGGAATCGTGGCAGCACTCGGGCTTCCGGCGGCTCAGGCAGCAGCTCAGGCGTCTGGGTCTGCTTCGGGGCCGTGGTCCGGGCCTGAGGCTGGACTTTCGCCTGCAGTTGCCCGGGGGCCCCCTTCTCTGTGGGCAACTCCGAGCTAGGGAGGATTGAAAGAGATCTTCCGATGTCTCCCAGTTGGCCCCAGGGGCTCCTCAAAAAGGCCAAGACCCAAGTTCAGTCCTAGTTATAGCACGTGCGAGCCCGAGCCGGGCATGTGGCCGAGCCCCTCCGGCTCTCCAGGCCCCAGTTGTACCTAAATAAATGGGCAGGATCACTCGCCCCGCCTCCCACCACCTGCTATTATGTATCCAAGGCCCTGCAAAGCCGCCCATCCTCTGCCCACTCTGAGGTCCCAGATGCACATGTTCACCTCTCCGAACTGGCCACCAGGTGACTCAGGCCCAGTGAAGATACCGGAGACTCTCTGGCCTGGGGTCTTCCCAAGTAAGATGCAGAATTGGGTTTGACCTTCCTCCAAGCCAAAGGTCAAGGCCCTTTTCTTGTTCCAGCTCTCTATAAAGGGTCCTGGCCGCCAGCTACACCCACCCCCGGGCTTTGCAAGAATGAGAGTACAGGGCCCCTGGGCCCAGGGAAGGTTTTCAGCATCGGTTACCTCTTTGACCTCTTAGCCGGTGGCTCCGATGCCTCACAAGACTCGGGCTCAGGTGCTACAGTGCGTTTCTCTTTAGCGATGCCAtctgggcagggtggggaatCTTGGTCTGGAACGGAGGGCAGATGAGTGACCGCCAATGCCGTGAGCAGCACAAACTAGGAGCTCCCCCCTCAAGGTGGGGCCTGGGCTCGCCCCACACCAAGATCCCTGCCTCCCAGGTCTGCCTCCATCACCGACCCCTGCACCTGCCTGCCCCAACCTGTGTCCCACCCAGAGGGCTAGCAGCCTCCCTCCCTTACCTTCTGGTGTATCTGTTCGGGACTCGACAACTTCCTCAGACCCCTCTGGGGGGTCTGACTTGTCTTCCACGGGCACCGTCTGAGAAGAAGAATCCTGCTTCCTTTCAGAAACTGTTTTTGACACCAGCCACCCACCCTCGTAAGCAACCCCCTGGCCCAAGAGCAGCTTCAACAGTCCCGCAGGGGATGAAGAGCTGCCCAGAGACGATCCTCAGCACCCCAGGAATCCTGTGTAGGCTACCTGGCTGTTAACCCAGATTTGGGGGATACAGAGCCCCCTCCCGGCGGGCCCATGGTGCTGCCTGACTTCCCAACCACCTTCTCCACAAAGCAGCCGGAAGGGTCCTTCTAACACGCACACCTGATCATGTCTTTTGTCTCTTTCAGGCTGAAACCCTCCTGTGAGTCCTCCGACTCTAGAGTATTCCTTCCTCACCCAAGCCGACCCAATCTGCCCTCTGCCCCTacgcccccacctccagccaaCTCCCCACTAGCCTCCTCGCCCTCTCTACGTCCATCCTGGCCTTCTCTCTGGTTCCCCAAGGTCCtaggtctctccctgccccagggctTCACCCAGAGCCTCAAAGGCACTTCTTGCGGGAAGCTCTCCTGACCCCAGAGTAGATAGACCCTTAACACAGGCCCAGAGGACCTTGGGCTTCCTTTTTGTGGCATTTGCCACAATGTGAATTAACTGGTGGGAACATTATTTGCATTAACGTCTTACCACTGCTAATACCCTCCTCCCCAGGCTAAGACCTCCAAGGAGGGTCAGGCCAGTCACACCATCTGTACCACTGGGGCTCCTACCAGACTTACAgatgtttgctaaataaatgcaCAGCTCTGGCTGGTCCTGGGCACTCCAGTTAGTCCCAGGAGCCTGCCCAcagcctctgtccctcctcctaaGCCCGAGGAACCAGCGCTGAGTGGAAACATGCATCCCATCAGGACTCCATGCCCTTCAGAACTACCTGCCTCTCACCCTGCATGACATGGGCCCTACTGTCCTGTAAGGCTCTGGGTCTGTCTTGACAGCTGTGCAGCATGGGGCAGCCTCCACCAtactccctgagcctcagctttcccatatgtaaaatgggTTTTCCCATATGTAAAAACCGGACCAGACCATGTTAGGAGGGGCCCAATGGGCAGGTTGGAGGCCAGGACCGCTCTCTGGAGGGAAATGCCTCACTTCCAGATGTGGGCTGGCCTGAGAGCAGCCCAGAAAGGGCAGTGTCATCCCTGCCCCTGGAATGCTCTCAGAAGGGTGCCATATGTGAGGGGCTGCCGGGACATTCAGGGACACGACAGTCCCAGAGAAGCTATTCCCTCGACTCTTTCTGCTTCTGTCAAGGACTGACTCTGCTTATGTCAGGGTGAGCCTCCTCCTAATGCCTTGCACCCTCTTCAAGGCCCAAGGAGGTGGCAGTGCAGCTCCAGAACCTTCCAATGACAACACTGTAGAGTTTAGGGTCCTGTAATGTTGTTTTaccctttgctttctttcacttcTGTGTACAGCAATTCTTTTGGACTGTTTT
It contains:
- the CIZ1 gene encoding cip1-interacting zinc finger protein isoform X1; its protein translation is MFNQQQQLQQLQQQQLQQQQLLQLQQLLQQSPPQPPLPMAVSRGLPQQQPQQQLLNLQGASPASLLNGSVLQRALLLQQLQGLDQFAMPPATSDSVGLTMPTATLGNLRGYNLPTPNLTGPSLTVPQLATPNLQQFFPQATRQSLLGAPPVGVPINPSQINLSGRTPQKQARTPSSTTPNRKTVPVEDKSDPPEGSEEVVESRTDTPEDQDSPPCPDGIAKEKRTVAPEPESCEASEPPAKRSKSSELPTEKGAPGQLQAKVQPQARTTAPKQTQTPELLPEPPEARVLPRFQPRVLQIQAQVQPQTQTQLQPQPQPQPPPPLPPGDTQARPKLQKQAQTQTSPDHLVPQQVQKEAEPQKQVQRQAHAQPPGQVQPQQLAQTQTYPQVQPPEQPPGQPPVQPPDRTEGQPQTWPQVSMPASEQAPVPVRSTVPETPPDLRDAGAGLKEASPEPGGSQVSVESQEELTSGLDVGECEKRAREMLGVWGAGGSLKVTILQSSDSRAFSTVPLTPVPRAGDSTSATPASASTPSKQTLQFFCYLCKASCSSQQAHPSLCWLQEFQDHMAGAQHQQRLGEIQHMSQACLLSLLPVPRDVLEREDEEPPPRRWCNTCQVYYMGDLIQHRRTQDHKIAKQSLRPFCTVCNRYFKTPRKFVEHVKSQGHKDKAKELKMLEKEIAGQDEDHFITVDAVGCFEGDEEEEEEEEDEEEEIEVEEEFCKQVRSRDISIEEWKGSETYSPSTAYGVDFLVPVMGYICRICHKFYHSNSGAQLSHCKSLAHFENLQKYKKAKNPRPTSRPVSHQCMISAWNASTDLFTASGQWGPHPRIQRRGTVMLETHLMWMLKAWAKWGVSWNWAGWQGGWVAGPHLTPGGDVRSWGLAQACQRKYQKGGLGRQTY
- the CIZ1 gene encoding cip1-interacting zinc finger protein isoform X8, yielding MSTMFNQQQQLQQLQQQQLQQQQLLQLQQLLQQSPPQPPLPMAVSRGLPQQQPQQQLLNLQGASPASLLNGSVLQRALLLQQLQGLDQFAMPPATSDSVGLTMPTATLGNLRGYNLPTPNLTGPSLTVPQLATPNLQQFFPQATRQSLLGAPPVGVPINPSQINLSGRTPQKQARTPSSTTPNRKDSSSQTVPVEDKSDPPEGSEEVVESRTDTPEDQDSPPCPDGIAKEKRTVAPEPESCEASEPPAKRSKSSELPTEKGAPGQLQAKVQPQARTTAPKQTQTPELLPEPPEARVLPRFQPRVLQIQAQVQPQTQTQLQPQPQPQPPPPLPPGDTQARPKLQKQAQTQTSPDHLVPQQVQKEAEPQKQVQRQAHAQPPGQVQPQQLAQTQTYPQVQPPEQPPGQPPVQPPDRTEGQPQTWPQVSMPASEQAPVPVRSTVPETPPDLRDAGAGLKEASPEPGGSQVSVESQEELTSGLDVGECEKRAREMLGVWGAGGSLKVTILQSSDSRAFSTVPLTPVPRAGDSTSATPASASTPSKQTLQFFCYLCKASCSSQQAHPSLCWLQEFQDHMAGAQHQQRLGEIQHMSQACLLSLLPVPRDVLEREDEEPPPRRWCNTCQVYYMGDLIQHRRTQDHKIAKQSLRPFCTVCNRYFKTPRKFVEHVKSQGHKDKAKELKMLEKEIAGQDEDHFITVDAVGCFEGDEEEEEEEEDEEEEIEVEEEFCKQVRSRDISIEEWKGSETYSPSTAYGVDFLVPVMGYICRICHKFYHSNSGAQLSHCKSLAHFENLQKYKKAKNPRPTSRPVSHQCMISAWNASTDLFTASGQWGPHPRIQRRGTVMLETHLMWMLKAWAKWGVSWNWAGWQGGWVAGPHLTPGGDVRSWGLAQACQRKYQKGGLGRQTY
- the CIZ1 gene encoding cip1-interacting zinc finger protein isoform X9, with the protein product MFNQQQQLQQLQQQQLQQQQLLQLQQLLQQSPPQPPLPMAVSRGLPQQQPQQQLLNLQGASPASLLNGSVLQRALLLQQLQGLDQFAMPPATSDSVGLTMPTATLGNLRGYNLPTPNLTGPSLTVPQLATPNLQQFFPQATRQSLLGAPPVGVPINPSQINLSGRTPQKQARTPSSTTPNRKDSSSQTVPVEDKSDPPEGSEEVVESRTDTPEDQDSPPCPDGIAKEKRTVAPEPESCEASEPPAKRSKSSELPTEKGAPGQLQAKVQPQARTTAPKQTQTPELLPEPPEARVLPRFQPRVLQIQAQVQPQTQTQLQPQPQPQPPPPLPPGDTQARPKLQKQAQTQTSPDHLVPQQVQKEAEPQKQVQRQAHAQPPGQVQPQQLAQTQTYPQVQPPEQPPGQPPVQPPDRTEGQPQTWPQVSMPASEQAPVPVRSTVPETPPDLRDAGAGLKEASPEPGGSQVSVESQEELTSGLDVGECEKRAREMLGVWGAGGSLKVTILQSSDSRAFSTVPLTPVPRAGDSTSATPASASTPSKQTLQFFCYLCKASCSSQQAHPSLCWLQEFQDHMAGAQHQQRLGEIQHMSQACLLSLLPVPRDVLEREDEEPPPRRWCNTCQVYYMGDLIQHRRTQDHKIAKQSLRPFCTVCNRYFKTPRKFVEHVKSQGHKDKAKELKMLEKEIAGQDEDHFITVDAVGCFEGDEEEEEEEEDEEEEIEVEEEFCKQVRSRDISIEEWKGSETYSPSTAYGVDFLVPVMGYICRICHKFYHSNSGAQLSHCKSLAHFENLQKYKKAKNPRPTSRPVSHQCMISAWNASTDLFTASGQWGPHPRIQRRGTVMLETHLMWMLKAWAKWGVSWNWAGWQGGWVAGPHLTPGGDVRSWGLAQACQRKYQKGGLGRQTY
- the CIZ1 gene encoding cip1-interacting zinc finger protein isoform X4; the encoded protein is MSPPDDRPLRATDGPRGRSRGFPVRRMRGGGPEPPRAPSLLRAAPAAAEAPATMFNQQQQLQQLQQQQLQQQQLLQLQQLLQQSPPQPPLPMAVSRGLPQQQPQQQLLNLQGASPASLLNGSVLQRALLLQQLQGNLRGYNLPTPNLTGPSLTVPQLATPNLQQFFPQATRQSLLGAPPVGVPINPSQINLSGRTPQKQARTPSSTTPNRKDSSSQTVPVEDKSDPPEGSEEVVESRTDTPEDQDSPPCPDGIAKEKRTVAPEPESCEASEPPAKRSKSSELPTEKGAPGQLQAKVQPQARTTAPKQTQTPELLPEPPEARVLPRFQPRVLQIQAQVQPQTQTQLQPQPQPQPPPPLPPGDTQARPKLQKQAQTQTSPDHLVPQQVQKEAEPQKQVQRQAHAQPPGQVQPQQLAQTQTYPQVQPPEQPPGQPPVQPPDRTEGQPQTWPQVSMPASEQAPVPVRSTVPETPPDLRDAGAGLKEASPEPGGSQVSVESQEELTSGLDVGECEKRAREMLGVWGAGGSLKVTILQSSDSRAFSTVPLTPVPRAGDSTSATPASASTPSKQTLQFFCYLCKASCSSQQAHPSLCWLQEFQDHMAGAQHQQRLGEIQHMSQACLLSLLPVPRDVLEREDEEPPPRRWCNTCQVYYMGDLIQHRRTQDHKIAKQSLRPFCTVCNRYFKTPRKFVEHVKSQGHKDKAKELKMLEKEIAGQDEDHFITVDAVGCFEGDEEEEEEEEDEEEEIEVEEEFCKQVRSRDISIEEWKGSETYSPSTAYGVDFLVPVMGYICRICHKFYHSNSGAQLSHCKSLAHFENLQKYKKAKNPRPTSRPVSHQCMISAWNASTDLFTASGQWGPHPRIQRRGTVMLETHLMWMLKAWAKWGVSWNWAGWQGGWVAGPHLTPGGDVRSWGLAQACQRKYQKGGLGRQTY